A stretch of Pygocentrus nattereri isolate fPygNat1 chromosome 8, fPygNat1.pri, whole genome shotgun sequence DNA encodes these proteins:
- the hic1l gene encoding hypermethylated in cancer 1 like isoform X2 — MTTRETRTPALTGKTVRMHHLFLETDTFPAHESHLNEKHQGQEMELSNYASQLLLQLNQQRSKGFLCDVVIMVENTLFRAHKSVLAATSSYFKSLVLHDNLIHLDSELVDPDVFQTILDFIYTGRLSDESQGTERVWNLSTLLTVANYLQLHDLASLCSSKLEPSGSATGKSSLRTHQPFSPTSKTLPKREAEDTSSDIEAYASMVPPKKRNNGENKCISNNKQSFGLDLTKKSTPFCSVVSLSNEVSKGYSQSSVSRATANSLPSGVEEKRSPEKASGLVSFNGAQEWRRTPPRERSRRKGNVNGYFPVIKSGSHISQNLVFKSESPDDKESHCEENGRDQPENGESSDTSPNFVYRQESYLKQPRGDYPYVCIPCGKGFPSSESLNSHVESHIDVDMEGTKEAEEGDEDPAVTVLQEAPGTTKKKPLKSHKELDALRPFPCNICGKMFTQRGTMTRHMRSHLGLKPFACEECGMRFTRQYRLTEHMRVHSGEKPYECQICGGKFTQQRNLISHMRMHTSPT; from the exons ATGACGACGCGAGAAACGAGGACCCCTGCCCTTACTGGAAAG ACGGTAAGAATGCATCACCTTTTCCTAGAAACGGATACTTTTCCAGCACATGAAAG TCACCTCAATGAAAAACATCAAGGGCAGGAGATGGAGCTCTCAAATTATGCCAGTCAACTGCTGCTGCAGCTCAACCAGCAACGCTCCAAGGGTTTCCTCTGTGACGTCGTCATTATGGTGGAGAACACACTCTTTCGGGCGCACAAGAGCGTCCTTGCCGCCACAAGCAGCTACTTCAAGTCCCTGGTCCTTCATGACAACCTCATCCACCTTGACTCTGAGCTGGTGGATCCAGACGTGTTCCAAACGATTCTGGACTTCATTTATACTGGCAGGTTGTCTGATGAGAGTCAGGGAACTGAGCGTGTGTGGAATTTGAGCACCCTTCTTACTGTAGCTAACTACCTGCAGCTCCATGACCTCGCCAGTCTGTGTTCCAGCAAGCTTGAGCCCAGTGGGTCGGCCACTGGCAAGAGCTCCTTACGTACGCATCAGCCTTTTTCACCCACCTCAAAAACCTTGCCCAAACGAGAGGCTGAAGACACTTCATCTGACATTGAAGCATATGCGAGCATGGTCCCTCCGAAGAAGAGGAACAATGGTGAGAATAAGTGTATCTCCAATAACAAGCAGAGCTTTGGACTGGATTTGACCAAGAAGAGTACTCCATTTTGTTCTGTTGTTTCTCTGAGCAATGAGGTCAGCAAAGGCTACTCTCAGTCCTCTGTTTCCAGGGCAACTGCCAACAGCCTCCCATCAGGTGTGGAGGAGAAGAGGTCTCCAGAGAAGGCCAGTGGCCTGGTCTCTTTCAATGGAGCTCAGGAATGGAGAAGAACCCCTCCCAGGGAGCGCTCCAGGCGGAAAGGCAACGTCAATGGTTATTTCCCTGTTATCAAGAGTGGGAGTCACATAAGCCAAAACCTTGTCTTCAAATCAGAATCACCTGATGATAAAGAGAGCCATTGTGAAGAGAATGGCAGAGACCAGCCAGAGAATGGAGAATCTAGTGATACGAGCCCTAACTTTGTCTATCGGCAGGAGTCCTACCTCAAACAACCTCGGGGGGACTACCCGTATGTCTGTATTCCTTGTGGAAAGGGTTTCCCGTCCTCAGAAAGCCTCAACTCCCATGTGGAATCCCACATTGATGTAGACATGGAGGGCACCAAGGAAGCAGAGGAAGGTGATGAAGATCCTGCTGTCACAGTGCTACAAGAAGCCCCAGgcaccaccaaaaaaaaacctctgaaGTCCCACAAAGAGCTGGACGCCTTACGGCCATTCCCTTGCAACATCTGCGGTAAAATGTTCACCCAGCGTGGCACCATGACGCGCCACATGCGCAGTCACCTGGGCCTGAAGCCTTTTGCCTGCGAAGAGTGTGGCATGCGCTTCACACGGCAGTACCGCCTCACGGAGCACATGCGAGTCCATTCGGGAGAGAAGCCCTATGAGTGTCAAATCTGTGGGGGCAAGTTTACACAACAGAGAAACCTCATTAGCCACATGCGAATGCATACCTCGCCAACTTAG
- the hic1l gene encoding hypermethylated in cancer 1 like isoform X1, translating to MCCGGLTFSNKIMSFCLFRQTVRMHHLFLETDTFPAHESHLNEKHQGQEMELSNYASQLLLQLNQQRSKGFLCDVVIMVENTLFRAHKSVLAATSSYFKSLVLHDNLIHLDSELVDPDVFQTILDFIYTGRLSDESQGTERVWNLSTLLTVANYLQLHDLASLCSSKLEPSGSATGKSSLRTHQPFSPTSKTLPKREAEDTSSDIEAYASMVPPKKRNNGENKCISNNKQSFGLDLTKKSTPFCSVVSLSNEVSKGYSQSSVSRATANSLPSGVEEKRSPEKASGLVSFNGAQEWRRTPPRERSRRKGNVNGYFPVIKSGSHISQNLVFKSESPDDKESHCEENGRDQPENGESSDTSPNFVYRQESYLKQPRGDYPYVCIPCGKGFPSSESLNSHVESHIDVDMEGTKEAEEGDEDPAVTVLQEAPGTTKKKPLKSHKELDALRPFPCNICGKMFTQRGTMTRHMRSHLGLKPFACEECGMRFTRQYRLTEHMRVHSGEKPYECQICGGKFTQQRNLISHMRMHTSPT from the exons ATGTGCTGCGGTGGTCTTACATTTTCTAACAAGATcatgtctttttgtctctttcgtCAGACGGTAAGAATGCATCACCTTTTCCTAGAAACGGATACTTTTCCAGCACATGAAAG TCACCTCAATGAAAAACATCAAGGGCAGGAGATGGAGCTCTCAAATTATGCCAGTCAACTGCTGCTGCAGCTCAACCAGCAACGCTCCAAGGGTTTCCTCTGTGACGTCGTCATTATGGTGGAGAACACACTCTTTCGGGCGCACAAGAGCGTCCTTGCCGCCACAAGCAGCTACTTCAAGTCCCTGGTCCTTCATGACAACCTCATCCACCTTGACTCTGAGCTGGTGGATCCAGACGTGTTCCAAACGATTCTGGACTTCATTTATACTGGCAGGTTGTCTGATGAGAGTCAGGGAACTGAGCGTGTGTGGAATTTGAGCACCCTTCTTACTGTAGCTAACTACCTGCAGCTCCATGACCTCGCCAGTCTGTGTTCCAGCAAGCTTGAGCCCAGTGGGTCGGCCACTGGCAAGAGCTCCTTACGTACGCATCAGCCTTTTTCACCCACCTCAAAAACCTTGCCCAAACGAGAGGCTGAAGACACTTCATCTGACATTGAAGCATATGCGAGCATGGTCCCTCCGAAGAAGAGGAACAATGGTGAGAATAAGTGTATCTCCAATAACAAGCAGAGCTTTGGACTGGATTTGACCAAGAAGAGTACTCCATTTTGTTCTGTTGTTTCTCTGAGCAATGAGGTCAGCAAAGGCTACTCTCAGTCCTCTGTTTCCAGGGCAACTGCCAACAGCCTCCCATCAGGTGTGGAGGAGAAGAGGTCTCCAGAGAAGGCCAGTGGCCTGGTCTCTTTCAATGGAGCTCAGGAATGGAGAAGAACCCCTCCCAGGGAGCGCTCCAGGCGGAAAGGCAACGTCAATGGTTATTTCCCTGTTATCAAGAGTGGGAGTCACATAAGCCAAAACCTTGTCTTCAAATCAGAATCACCTGATGATAAAGAGAGCCATTGTGAAGAGAATGGCAGAGACCAGCCAGAGAATGGAGAATCTAGTGATACGAGCCCTAACTTTGTCTATCGGCAGGAGTCCTACCTCAAACAACCTCGGGGGGACTACCCGTATGTCTGTATTCCTTGTGGAAAGGGTTTCCCGTCCTCAGAAAGCCTCAACTCCCATGTGGAATCCCACATTGATGTAGACATGGAGGGCACCAAGGAAGCAGAGGAAGGTGATGAAGATCCTGCTGTCACAGTGCTACAAGAAGCCCCAGgcaccaccaaaaaaaaacctctgaaGTCCCACAAAGAGCTGGACGCCTTACGGCCATTCCCTTGCAACATCTGCGGTAAAATGTTCACCCAGCGTGGCACCATGACGCGCCACATGCGCAGTCACCTGGGCCTGAAGCCTTTTGCCTGCGAAGAGTGTGGCATGCGCTTCACACGGCAGTACCGCCTCACGGAGCACATGCGAGTCCATTCGGGAGAGAAGCCCTATGAGTGTCAAATCTGTGGGGGCAAGTTTACACAACAGAGAAACCTCATTAGCCACATGCGAATGCATACCTCGCCAACTTAG
- the hic1l gene encoding hypermethylated in cancer 1 like isoform X3 — protein MHHLFLETDTFPAHESHLNEKHQGQEMELSNYASQLLLQLNQQRSKGFLCDVVIMVENTLFRAHKSVLAATSSYFKSLVLHDNLIHLDSELVDPDVFQTILDFIYTGRLSDESQGTERVWNLSTLLTVANYLQLHDLASLCSSKLEPSGSATGKSSLRTHQPFSPTSKTLPKREAEDTSSDIEAYASMVPPKKRNNGENKCISNNKQSFGLDLTKKSTPFCSVVSLSNEVSKGYSQSSVSRATANSLPSGVEEKRSPEKASGLVSFNGAQEWRRTPPRERSRRKGNVNGYFPVIKSGSHISQNLVFKSESPDDKESHCEENGRDQPENGESSDTSPNFVYRQESYLKQPRGDYPYVCIPCGKGFPSSESLNSHVESHIDVDMEGTKEAEEGDEDPAVTVLQEAPGTTKKKPLKSHKELDALRPFPCNICGKMFTQRGTMTRHMRSHLGLKPFACEECGMRFTRQYRLTEHMRVHSGEKPYECQICGGKFTQQRNLISHMRMHTSPT, from the exons ATGCATCACCTTTTCCTAGAAACGGATACTTTTCCAGCACATGAAAG TCACCTCAATGAAAAACATCAAGGGCAGGAGATGGAGCTCTCAAATTATGCCAGTCAACTGCTGCTGCAGCTCAACCAGCAACGCTCCAAGGGTTTCCTCTGTGACGTCGTCATTATGGTGGAGAACACACTCTTTCGGGCGCACAAGAGCGTCCTTGCCGCCACAAGCAGCTACTTCAAGTCCCTGGTCCTTCATGACAACCTCATCCACCTTGACTCTGAGCTGGTGGATCCAGACGTGTTCCAAACGATTCTGGACTTCATTTATACTGGCAGGTTGTCTGATGAGAGTCAGGGAACTGAGCGTGTGTGGAATTTGAGCACCCTTCTTACTGTAGCTAACTACCTGCAGCTCCATGACCTCGCCAGTCTGTGTTCCAGCAAGCTTGAGCCCAGTGGGTCGGCCACTGGCAAGAGCTCCTTACGTACGCATCAGCCTTTTTCACCCACCTCAAAAACCTTGCCCAAACGAGAGGCTGAAGACACTTCATCTGACATTGAAGCATATGCGAGCATGGTCCCTCCGAAGAAGAGGAACAATGGTGAGAATAAGTGTATCTCCAATAACAAGCAGAGCTTTGGACTGGATTTGACCAAGAAGAGTACTCCATTTTGTTCTGTTGTTTCTCTGAGCAATGAGGTCAGCAAAGGCTACTCTCAGTCCTCTGTTTCCAGGGCAACTGCCAACAGCCTCCCATCAGGTGTGGAGGAGAAGAGGTCTCCAGAGAAGGCCAGTGGCCTGGTCTCTTTCAATGGAGCTCAGGAATGGAGAAGAACCCCTCCCAGGGAGCGCTCCAGGCGGAAAGGCAACGTCAATGGTTATTTCCCTGTTATCAAGAGTGGGAGTCACATAAGCCAAAACCTTGTCTTCAAATCAGAATCACCTGATGATAAAGAGAGCCATTGTGAAGAGAATGGCAGAGACCAGCCAGAGAATGGAGAATCTAGTGATACGAGCCCTAACTTTGTCTATCGGCAGGAGTCCTACCTCAAACAACCTCGGGGGGACTACCCGTATGTCTGTATTCCTTGTGGAAAGGGTTTCCCGTCCTCAGAAAGCCTCAACTCCCATGTGGAATCCCACATTGATGTAGACATGGAGGGCACCAAGGAAGCAGAGGAAGGTGATGAAGATCCTGCTGTCACAGTGCTACAAGAAGCCCCAGgcaccaccaaaaaaaaacctctgaaGTCCCACAAAGAGCTGGACGCCTTACGGCCATTCCCTTGCAACATCTGCGGTAAAATGTTCACCCAGCGTGGCACCATGACGCGCCACATGCGCAGTCACCTGGGCCTGAAGCCTTTTGCCTGCGAAGAGTGTGGCATGCGCTTCACACGGCAGTACCGCCTCACGGAGCACATGCGAGTCCATTCGGGAGAGAAGCCCTATGAGTGTCAAATCTGTGGGGGCAAGTTTACACAACAGAGAAACCTCATTAGCCACATGCGAATGCATACCTCGCCAACTTAG
- the hic1l gene encoding hypermethylated in cancer 1 like isoform X4: MELSNYASQLLLQLNQQRSKGFLCDVVIMVENTLFRAHKSVLAATSSYFKSLVLHDNLIHLDSELVDPDVFQTILDFIYTGRLSDESQGTERVWNLSTLLTVANYLQLHDLASLCSSKLEPSGSATGKSSLRTHQPFSPTSKTLPKREAEDTSSDIEAYASMVPPKKRNNGENKCISNNKQSFGLDLTKKSTPFCSVVSLSNEVSKGYSQSSVSRATANSLPSGVEEKRSPEKASGLVSFNGAQEWRRTPPRERSRRKGNVNGYFPVIKSGSHISQNLVFKSESPDDKESHCEENGRDQPENGESSDTSPNFVYRQESYLKQPRGDYPYVCIPCGKGFPSSESLNSHVESHIDVDMEGTKEAEEGDEDPAVTVLQEAPGTTKKKPLKSHKELDALRPFPCNICGKMFTQRGTMTRHMRSHLGLKPFACEECGMRFTRQYRLTEHMRVHSGEKPYECQICGGKFTQQRNLISHMRMHTSPT, translated from the coding sequence ATGGAGCTCTCAAATTATGCCAGTCAACTGCTGCTGCAGCTCAACCAGCAACGCTCCAAGGGTTTCCTCTGTGACGTCGTCATTATGGTGGAGAACACACTCTTTCGGGCGCACAAGAGCGTCCTTGCCGCCACAAGCAGCTACTTCAAGTCCCTGGTCCTTCATGACAACCTCATCCACCTTGACTCTGAGCTGGTGGATCCAGACGTGTTCCAAACGATTCTGGACTTCATTTATACTGGCAGGTTGTCTGATGAGAGTCAGGGAACTGAGCGTGTGTGGAATTTGAGCACCCTTCTTACTGTAGCTAACTACCTGCAGCTCCATGACCTCGCCAGTCTGTGTTCCAGCAAGCTTGAGCCCAGTGGGTCGGCCACTGGCAAGAGCTCCTTACGTACGCATCAGCCTTTTTCACCCACCTCAAAAACCTTGCCCAAACGAGAGGCTGAAGACACTTCATCTGACATTGAAGCATATGCGAGCATGGTCCCTCCGAAGAAGAGGAACAATGGTGAGAATAAGTGTATCTCCAATAACAAGCAGAGCTTTGGACTGGATTTGACCAAGAAGAGTACTCCATTTTGTTCTGTTGTTTCTCTGAGCAATGAGGTCAGCAAAGGCTACTCTCAGTCCTCTGTTTCCAGGGCAACTGCCAACAGCCTCCCATCAGGTGTGGAGGAGAAGAGGTCTCCAGAGAAGGCCAGTGGCCTGGTCTCTTTCAATGGAGCTCAGGAATGGAGAAGAACCCCTCCCAGGGAGCGCTCCAGGCGGAAAGGCAACGTCAATGGTTATTTCCCTGTTATCAAGAGTGGGAGTCACATAAGCCAAAACCTTGTCTTCAAATCAGAATCACCTGATGATAAAGAGAGCCATTGTGAAGAGAATGGCAGAGACCAGCCAGAGAATGGAGAATCTAGTGATACGAGCCCTAACTTTGTCTATCGGCAGGAGTCCTACCTCAAACAACCTCGGGGGGACTACCCGTATGTCTGTATTCCTTGTGGAAAGGGTTTCCCGTCCTCAGAAAGCCTCAACTCCCATGTGGAATCCCACATTGATGTAGACATGGAGGGCACCAAGGAAGCAGAGGAAGGTGATGAAGATCCTGCTGTCACAGTGCTACAAGAAGCCCCAGgcaccaccaaaaaaaaacctctgaaGTCCCACAAAGAGCTGGACGCCTTACGGCCATTCCCTTGCAACATCTGCGGTAAAATGTTCACCCAGCGTGGCACCATGACGCGCCACATGCGCAGTCACCTGGGCCTGAAGCCTTTTGCCTGCGAAGAGTGTGGCATGCGCTTCACACGGCAGTACCGCCTCACGGAGCACATGCGAGTCCATTCGGGAGAGAAGCCCTATGAGTGTCAAATCTGTGGGGGCAAGTTTACACAACAGAGAAACCTCATTAGCCACATGCGAATGCATACCTCGCCAACTTAG